A stretch of Pseudomonas sp. 7SR1 DNA encodes these proteins:
- the ubiE gene encoding bifunctional demethylmenaquinone methyltransferase/2-methoxy-6-polyprenyl-1,4-benzoquinol methylase UbiE, protein MTDQRKGSDAEPTTHFGFKNVPESQKAEKVAEVFHSVAAKYDLMNDLLSGGMHRLWKRFAIELSGVRSGNRVLDIAGGTGDLTKKFSHIVGPTGQVVLADINESMLKVGRDRLLDLGVAGNVEFVQADAEKLPFPDNHFDCVTIAFGLRNVTHKEDALRSMLRVLKPGGRLLVLEFSKPTNALMSKAYDAYSFAFMPLMGKLITNDAESYRYLAESIRMHPDQETLKSMMVEAGFDRVTYHNMTSGIVALHRGIKP, encoded by the coding sequence ATGACTGATCAGCGCAAAGGCAGCGATGCCGAACCCACCACTCACTTCGGCTTCAAGAACGTGCCGGAAAGCCAGAAGGCGGAAAAAGTCGCTGAGGTTTTCCACTCGGTAGCCGCCAAATATGACTTGATGAACGACCTGCTCTCCGGCGGCATGCATCGTCTGTGGAAGCGTTTCGCGATCGAACTGTCGGGGGTGCGCAGCGGCAACCGCGTGCTGGATATCGCCGGCGGCACGGGTGACCTGACGAAGAAGTTCTCCCACATCGTCGGCCCGACCGGCCAGGTGGTGCTCGCCGACATCAACGAATCCATGCTCAAGGTCGGCCGCGACCGCCTGCTGGACCTGGGTGTGGCCGGCAACGTCGAATTCGTCCAGGCCGACGCCGAGAAGCTGCCGTTCCCCGACAACCATTTCGACTGCGTGACCATCGCCTTCGGCCTGCGCAACGTCACCCACAAGGAAGACGCCCTGCGCTCGATGCTGCGCGTGCTCAAGCCCGGCGGTCGCCTGCTGGTGCTGGAGTTCTCCAAGCCGACCAACGCGTTGATGTCCAAGGCCTACGACGCTTACTCGTTCGCCTTCATGCCGCTGATGGGCAAGCTGATCACCAACGACGCGGAAAGCTATCGCTACCTGGCCGAATCGATCCGCATGCACCCGGACCAGGAAACCCTGAAGTCAATGATGGTCGAGGCCGGTTTCGACCGCGTGACCTATCACAACATGACTTCGGGCATCGTGGCCCTGCACCGCGGTATCAAGCCCTGA
- a CDS encoding TetR/AcrR family transcriptional regulator: protein MKTRDRILECALQLFNDKGEPNVSTLEIANELGISPGNLYYHFHGKEPLVLGLFERFQAELSPLLNPPADAQLAPEDYWLFLHLIVERLAQYRFLFQDLSNLAGRLPKLAKGIRQLLNALKRTLASLLAQLKAQGLLVSDTQALGQLVEQITLTLLFSLDYQRILDREGEVRLVVYQIMMLVAPHLPPSAKVATERLALRYLEDPE from the coding sequence ATGAAGACCCGTGATCGCATCCTTGAATGCGCCCTGCAGTTGTTCAACGACAAGGGCGAGCCGAACGTTTCCACCCTGGAAATCGCCAATGAGCTGGGTATCAGCCCTGGCAACCTCTACTACCACTTCCATGGCAAGGAGCCACTGGTGCTGGGGCTCTTCGAGCGTTTCCAGGCCGAACTGTCCCCGCTGCTGAATCCACCCGCCGATGCGCAACTGGCACCGGAAGACTACTGGTTGTTCCTGCACCTGATCGTCGAGCGCCTGGCCCAGTACCGGTTCCTGTTCCAGGACCTGTCGAACCTGGCCGGCCGCCTGCCGAAACTGGCCAAGGGCATCCGCCAGTTGCTCAATGCACTGAAACGAACCCTGGCTTCCCTGCTGGCACAGCTCAAGGCACAGGGCCTGCTGGTCAGCGATACCCAGGCCCTTGGACAACTGGTGGAACAGATCACCCTGACCTTGCTGTTCTCGCTGGACTACCAGCGGATACTGGATCGCGAGGGCGAGGTCCGGCTGGTGGTCTACCAGATCATGATGCTGGTAGCACCGCACCTGCCGCCGTCGGCCAAGGTGGCGACCGAACGGTTGGCGTTGCGCTATCTCGAAGACCCCGAATGA
- the phaC gene encoding class II poly(R)-hydroxyalkanoic acid synthase: MSNKNNDDLKNQASENTLGLNPVVGLRRKDLLASARMVLTQTLKQPLHSARHVAHFGAELKKVLFGQSELQPSSDDRRFTDPAWSQNPLYKRYLQTYLAWRKELHAWIDDSNLPPQDISRGHFVINLMTEAMAPTNTAANPAAVKRFFETGGKSLLDGLSHLAKDLVHNGGMPSQVDMGAFEVGKSLGVTEGAVVFRNDVLELIQYRPITEQVHERPLLVVPPQINKFYVFDLSPDKSLARFCLRSNVQTFIVSWRNPTKEQREWGLSTYIEALKEAVDVVTAITGSKDVNMLGACSGGITCTALLGHYAALGEKKVNALTLLVSVLDTTLDTDVALFVDEQTLETAKRHSYQAGVLEGRDMAKVFAWMRPNDLIWNYWVNNYLLGNEPPVFDILFWNNDTTRLPAAFHGDLIEMFKTNPLTRPNALEVCGTPIDLKQVTSDIFALAGTNDHITPWKSCYKSAQLFGGKVDFVLSSSGHIQSILNPPGNPKSRYMTSEDMPAKAEDWQENSTKHTDSWWLHWQAWQAERSGKLKKAPSVLGNKTYPAGEAAPGTYVHER; the protein is encoded by the coding sequence ATGAGCAACAAAAACAACGATGACCTGAAGAACCAGGCCTCGGAAAATACCCTGGGCCTGAATCCCGTCGTCGGCTTGCGCAGAAAAGACCTGCTGGCCTCCGCCAGAATGGTGCTGACCCAGACCCTCAAGCAACCGCTGCACAGCGCCCGGCACGTCGCCCATTTCGGCGCCGAGCTCAAGAAGGTGCTGTTCGGCCAATCCGAGCTGCAGCCTTCGAGCGATGACCGTCGCTTCACCGATCCGGCCTGGAGCCAGAATCCCCTCTACAAGCGTTATCTGCAGACCTACCTGGCATGGCGCAAGGAGCTGCACGCCTGGATCGATGACAGCAACCTCCCGCCCCAGGACATCAGCCGCGGGCATTTCGTGATCAACCTCATGACCGAAGCCATGGCGCCCACCAATACCGCGGCCAACCCGGCGGCGGTCAAGCGCTTCTTCGAAACCGGCGGCAAGAGCCTGCTGGACGGCCTGTCCCACCTGGCCAAGGATCTGGTACACAACGGCGGGATGCCGAGCCAGGTCGACATGGGCGCATTCGAGGTGGGCAAGAGCCTGGGCGTGACCGAAGGCGCCGTGGTATTCCGCAACGATGTGCTGGAGCTGATCCAGTACCGCCCCATCACCGAGCAAGTCCATGAGCGACCGCTGCTGGTGGTGCCGCCGCAGATCAACAAGTTCTATGTCTTCGACCTCAGCCCGGACAAGAGCCTGGCGCGCTTCTGCTTGCGCAGCAATGTGCAGACCTTCATCGTCAGCTGGCGCAACCCCACCAAGGAACAGCGCGAATGGGGCCTGTCCACCTACATCGAGGCCCTCAAGGAAGCAGTGGATGTGGTCACGGCAATCACCGGCAGCAAGGACGTGAACATGCTGGGCGCCTGCTCCGGCGGCATCACCTGCACCGCCTTGCTGGGCCATTACGCCGCACTCGGCGAGAAGAAGGTCAACGCCCTGACCCTGCTGGTGAGCGTACTCGACACCACCCTGGACACCGACGTGGCGCTGTTCGTCGACGAGCAGACCCTGGAGACCGCCAAGCGCCACTCCTATCAGGCCGGCGTGCTCGAAGGCCGCGACATGGCCAAGGTCTTCGCCTGGATGCGCCCCAACGACCTGATCTGGAACTACTGGGTCAACAACTACCTGCTGGGCAACGAACCACCGGTATTCGACATCCTGTTCTGGAACAACGACACCACGAGGCTCCCGGCGGCGTTCCACGGCGACCTCATCGAGATGTTCAAGACCAACCCGTTGACCCGGCCCAATGCACTGGAAGTGTGCGGCACGCCGATCGACCTCAAGCAGGTCACGTCCGACATCTTCGCCCTGGCCGGAACCAACGACCACATCACCCCGTGGAAATCCTGCTACAAGTCGGCGCAGCTGTTCGGCGGCAAGGTGGATTTCGTGCTGTCGAGCAGCGGCCATATCCAGAGCATCCTCAACCCGCCGGGCAACCCCAAGTCACGCTACATGACCAGCGAGGACATGCCGGCCAAGGCCGAGGACTGGCAGGAAAACTCCACCAAGCACACCGACTCCTGGTGGCTGCACTGGCAGGCCTGGCAGGCCGAACGCTCGGGCAAGCTGAAAAAGGCACCCAGCGTGCTGGGCAACAAGACCTATCCGGCGGGTGAAGCGGCGCCTGGCACGTATGTGCACGAGCGGTGA
- a CDS encoding polyhydroxyalkanoic acid system family protein, translated as MARITVERAHGLGKEAAREKADKLAQKLSDSYGLEPQWEGDTLKLKRSGVKGEVHVGEDSIRVDVELGMLMSAMSGTIKSEIEKALDKALA; from the coding sequence ATGGCCCGTATAACGGTTGAACGTGCCCATGGCCTGGGCAAGGAAGCGGCACGAGAGAAAGCCGACAAGCTGGCGCAGAAGTTGTCCGACAGCTATGGACTGGAACCGCAGTGGGAAGGCGATACCCTGAAACTCAAGCGCTCCGGGGTCAAGGGCGAAGTGCATGTAGGCGAGGATTCGATCCGCGTCGATGTGGAACTGGGCATGTTGATGTCGGCCATGAGCGGCACGATCAAGAGCGAAATCGAAAAGGCGCTGGATAAGGCGTTGGCTTGA
- the phaC gene encoding class II poly(R)-hydroxyalkanoic acid synthase, whose amino-acid sequence MRDKPTKDSMPVPANFMNAQSAVTGLRGRDLLSTLRSVAAHGLRNPVHSARHALKLGGQLGRVLLGETLHPTSPHDKRFADPTWQLNPFYRRSLQAYLSWQKQVKSWIDECDMSADDRARAHFAFALLNDAVSPSNTLLNPLAVKEFFNSGGNSLVRGISHLFDDLLHNDGMPRQISPHAFEVGKTLANTQGAVVFRNEMLELIQYRPMSEKQYAKPLLIVPPQINKFYIFDLSPSNSLVQYALKNDLQVFIISWRNPDVRHREWGLSSYVEATEEAMNACRAITGARDVNLMGACAGGLIIAALQGHLQAKRQLRRVASATYLVSLLDSAIDSPATLFIDEQTLEAAKRRSYQKGVLDGRDMARVFAWMRPNDLIWNYFVNNYLLGKEPPAFDILYWNNDSTRLPAAYHGDLLDFFKHNPLTRPGGLEVCGTPIDLQKVTVDSFSVAGINDHITPWDAVYRSTLLLGGERRFVLSNSGHIQSIINPPGSPKANYVENPKLSGDPRAWYYDAKHVEGSWWPQWLGWIQERSGARRETQMTLGNANYPPMDAAPGTYVRVR is encoded by the coding sequence ATGCGCGACAAGCCGACGAAAGATTCGATGCCCGTCCCCGCCAACTTCATGAACGCACAAAGTGCGGTCACCGGCCTGCGGGGCAGGGACCTGCTGTCTACCTTGCGCAGCGTCGCCGCCCATGGCCTGCGCAACCCGGTGCACAGTGCCCGGCACGCATTGAAGCTGGGCGGTCAGCTGGGACGCGTCCTGCTGGGGGAAACCCTGCACCCCACCAGCCCGCACGACAAACGCTTCGCCGATCCCACCTGGCAGCTCAACCCTTTCTATCGCCGGAGCCTGCAGGCCTACCTGAGCTGGCAGAAACAGGTGAAGAGCTGGATCGACGAATGCGACATGAGCGCCGATGACCGCGCCCGCGCTCACTTCGCCTTCGCCCTGCTCAACGATGCCGTGTCTCCTTCCAACACCTTGCTCAACCCGCTGGCCGTCAAGGAGTTCTTCAACTCCGGCGGCAACAGCCTGGTGCGTGGCATCAGCCATCTGTTCGACGACCTGCTGCACAATGACGGGATGCCCCGGCAAATCAGCCCCCATGCCTTCGAAGTGGGCAAGACCCTGGCGAACACGCAGGGCGCGGTGGTGTTTCGAAACGAGATGCTGGAGCTGATCCAGTACCGGCCCATGAGCGAAAAGCAATACGCCAAGCCATTGCTGATCGTGCCGCCCCAGATCAACAAGTTCTACATCTTCGACCTGAGCCCTTCCAACAGCCTCGTCCAATACGCACTGAAAAACGATTTGCAGGTGTTCATCATCAGTTGGCGCAACCCCGACGTGCGTCACCGCGAATGGGGCCTGTCCAGTTATGTCGAGGCGACGGAAGAAGCGATGAACGCCTGCCGGGCGATCACCGGCGCCCGCGACGTCAACCTGATGGGTGCGTGCGCCGGCGGGCTGATCATCGCGGCCCTGCAAGGCCATCTGCAAGCCAAGCGCCAACTGCGCCGGGTCGCCAGCGCCACATACCTGGTCAGCTTGCTGGACAGTGCGATCGACAGCCCGGCCACGCTGTTCATCGACGAGCAGACCCTCGAAGCCGCCAAGCGCCGCTCCTACCAGAAGGGTGTGCTCGATGGCCGGGACATGGCCCGGGTATTCGCCTGGATGCGTCCCAACGACCTGATCTGGAACTACTTCGTCAACAACTACCTGCTGGGCAAGGAGCCGCCGGCCTTCGACATTCTCTACTGGAACAACGACTCCACACGGCTACCGGCGGCCTATCACGGCGACCTTCTGGATTTCTTCAAGCACAACCCGCTGACCCGCCCCGGCGGGCTCGAAGTGTGCGGTACGCCGATCGACCTGCAGAAGGTGACCGTGGACAGCTTCAGCGTGGCCGGTATCAACGACCACATCACGCCCTGGGATGCGGTGTATCGCTCGACGCTGCTGTTGGGCGGTGAGCGCCGCTTCGTGCTGTCCAACAGCGGCCATATCCAGAGCATCATCAACCCGCCCGGCAGCCCCAAGGCCAACTACGTCGAGAATCCGAAACTGAGCGGCGATCCACGGGCCTGGTACTACGATGCAAAACACGTCGAGGGCAGCTGGTGGCCTCAGTGGCTGGGCTGGATCCAGGAGCGCTCCGGGGCCCGACGGGAAACCCAGATGACCTTGGGCAATGCGAATTACCCGCCTATGGACGCGGCGCCAGGCACCTATGTACGTGTGCGCTGA
- a CDS encoding phasin family protein produces MAKVVLKKKTDIESSTLSDVKTYARKIWLAGLGAYVKVGQEGSEYFQELIKAGEVVETKGKKNIAGKLQAANSELNEAKAEANTFKARVEVQLDKVEKVFDARVASALNRIGIPSKHDVEALSAKLDELTALLERVARKH; encoded by the coding sequence ATGGCCAAAGTTGTTCTGAAGAAAAAAACCGACATCGAATCTTCCACCCTGAGCGACGTGAAAACCTATGCGCGCAAGATCTGGCTGGCTGGCCTGGGCGCCTATGTCAAGGTCGGACAGGAAGGTAGCGAGTACTTCCAGGAGCTGATCAAGGCGGGTGAAGTTGTTGAAACTAAAGGCAAAAAGAACATCGCCGGGAAACTTCAGGCAGCCAATAGCGAACTGAACGAAGCCAAGGCCGAAGCAAATACTTTCAAGGCCAGGGTTGAAGTTCAGCTCGATAAAGTCGAAAAGGTATTCGACGCCCGTGTTGCAAGTGCCTTGAATCGCATCGGCATTCCGTCTAAACATGACGTTGAGGCACTCTCTGCCAAGCTCGATGAGCTGACGGCATTGCTCGAACGTGTGGCGCGTAAACATTAA
- a CDS encoding phasin family protein: MAGKKITEKESSSWAGKIEKYSRKIWLAGLGVYSKIDTDGSKLFESLVKDGEKAEKLTKTAVTKQVDAAKDSAGSAKSRMSGVKDRALGKWDELEGAFDKRLNSAISRLGVPSNSEVKALHSKVDALTKQIEKLTGAKVAPVASKTAAAKPAAKTAAKPLVKAAAKTAAKPAVKAAAKPATKTAAAKPAAKAAAKPVAAKPAAKAAAKPATKPATKTAAAKPAAKPAAKPAAKPAVKAAAKPAAAKKPAAKKPATPKAAALKAPTAVAKPAAPASVASTANSASAPAPVATPTPAPAPSTPTSQS; the protein is encoded by the coding sequence ATGGCTGGCAAAAAAATCACCGAAAAAGAAAGCAGCTCGTGGGCCGGGAAGATTGAAAAATATTCCCGCAAGATCTGGCTTGCTGGTTTAGGCGTGTACTCGAAGATCGACACTGACGGCAGCAAACTCTTCGAGTCCCTGGTTAAGGACGGCGAGAAGGCCGAAAAACTCACCAAGACGGCGGTCACCAAACAGGTCGATGCGGCCAAGGACTCTGCCGGGTCCGCCAAGTCGCGAATGAGCGGCGTGAAGGATCGTGCGCTGGGCAAGTGGGACGAGCTGGAAGGGGCTTTCGACAAGCGCCTGAACAGTGCGATCTCCCGCCTGGGCGTGCCGAGCAACAGTGAAGTCAAGGCGTTGCACAGCAAGGTCGATGCCCTGACCAAGCAAATCGAAAAACTCACCGGGGCCAAGGTCGCTCCGGTGGCCTCCAAGACTGCTGCGGCCAAGCCGGCTGCCAAGACGGCAGCCAAGCCACTGGTCAAGGCTGCGGCAAAAACCGCTGCCAAGCCTGCGGTGAAAGCAGCAGCCAAACCCGCGACCAAAACCGCCGCGGCCAAGCCTGCAGCCAAGGCAGCGGCCAAACCGGTAGCGGCCAAGCCAGCAGCCAAAGCGGCAGCCAAGCCTGCGACTAAACCTGCGACTAAAACAGCGGCTGCGAAACCTGCTGCCAAACCCGCAGCCAAGCCTGCCGCCAAGCCGGCGGTGAAAGCAGCCGCGAAACCCGCCGCGGCGAAAAAACCCGCAGCGAAAAAACCGGCCACGCCAAAAGCTGCCGCCCTCAAGGCGCCAACAGCGGTCGCCAAGCCTGCAGCTCCGGCAAGCGTCGCGAGCACGGCGAACTCGGCCTCGGCTCCAGCCCCGGTCGCCACCCCGACTCCAGCGCCGGCTCCATCGACGCCTACCAGTCAGTCCTGA
- the hslU gene encoding ATP-dependent protease ATPase subunit HslU produces MSMTPREIVHELNRHIIGQDDAKRAVAIALRNRWRRMQLPEELRVEVTPKNILMIGPTGVGKTEIARRLAKLANAPFIKVEATKFTEVGYVGRDVESIIRDLADAAIKLLREQEITKVRHRAEDAAEERILDALLPPARMGFNADSAATQDSNTRQLFRKRLREGQLDDKEIEIEVAEMAGVDISAPPGMEEMTNQLQSLFANMGKGKRKSRKLKVKEALKLVRDEEASRLVNEDELKAKALEAVEQHGIVFIDEIDKVAKRGNVGGADVSREGVQRDLLPLIEGCTVNTKLGMVKTDHILFIASGAFHLSKPSDLVPELQGRLPIRVELKALSPEDFERILSEPHASLTEQYCALLKTEGLNIEFAPEGIKRLAQIAWQVNEKTENIGARRLHTLLERLLEEVSFSAGDLASAHNEAPIRIDAEYVNSHLGELAQNEDLSRYIL; encoded by the coding sequence ATGTCCATGACTCCCCGCGAAATCGTCCACGAACTCAACCGTCACATCATCGGCCAGGACGATGCCAAGCGCGCCGTAGCCATCGCCTTGCGCAATCGCTGGCGCCGGATGCAACTGCCCGAAGAGCTGCGCGTCGAAGTGACCCCCAAGAACATCCTGATGATCGGCCCGACCGGCGTCGGCAAGACCGAGATCGCCCGCCGCCTGGCCAAGCTCGCCAACGCGCCGTTCATCAAGGTCGAAGCCACCAAGTTCACCGAAGTCGGCTATGTCGGCCGCGACGTCGAGTCGATCATCCGCGACCTGGCCGATGCCGCCATCAAGCTGTTGCGCGAACAGGAAATCACCAAGGTGCGCCACCGCGCCGAAGATGCCGCCGAAGAGCGCATTCTCGATGCGCTGCTGCCGCCGGCGCGCATGGGCTTCAACGCCGACTCCGCCGCGACCCAGGATTCCAACACCCGCCAACTGTTCCGCAAGCGCCTGCGTGAAGGCCAGTTGGACGACAAGGAAATCGAGATCGAAGTCGCCGAAATGGCCGGCGTCGATATCTCCGCGCCGCCAGGCATGGAAGAGATGACCAACCAGCTGCAGAGCCTGTTCGCCAATATGGGCAAGGGCAAGCGCAAGAGCCGCAAGCTCAAGGTCAAGGAAGCGCTGAAGCTGGTACGCGATGAAGAGGCCAGCCGCCTGGTCAACGAAGACGAACTGAAAGCCAAGGCCTTGGAAGCAGTCGAGCAGCACGGCATCGTATTCATCGACGAGATCGACAAGGTCGCCAAGCGCGGCAATGTCGGCGGCGCCGATGTATCCCGCGAAGGCGTGCAGCGCGACCTGCTGCCGCTGATCGAAGGCTGCACGGTCAACACCAAGCTGGGCATGGTCAAGACCGACCACATCCTGTTCATCGCCTCCGGCGCGTTCCACCTGAGCAAGCCGAGCGACCTCGTACCGGAGCTGCAGGGTCGCCTGCCGATCCGTGTGGAGCTCAAGGCCCTGTCGCCGGAAGACTTCGAGCGCATCCTGAGCGAGCCCCATGCATCACTGACCGAACAGTACTGCGCGCTGCTCAAGACCGAAGGCCTGAACATCGAGTTCGCGCCGGAAGGCATCAAGCGCCTGGCGCAGATCGCCTGGCAGGTCAACGAGAAGACCGAGAACATCGGTGCCCGTCGCCTGCACACGCTGCTGGAACGCCTGCTCGAGGAGGTTTCGTTCAGCGCCGGCGACCTGGCCAGCGCCCACAACGAAGCGCCGATCCGCATCGACGCCGAGTACGTCAACAGCCACCTGGGCGAACTGGCGCAGAACGAAGACCTGTCGCGGTATATCCTGTAA
- a CDS encoding gamma-butyrobetaine hydroxylase-like domain-containing protein: MTKLPTAINLHKASKTLTLRYAPDEEYHLPAEFLRVHSPSAEVQGHGKPILQYGKLNVALTKVEPAGQYALKLTFDDGHDSGLFTWDYLYQLAVRQEDLWNDYLAELKAAGKTRDPNESVVKLML, translated from the coding sequence ATGACCAAACTCCCCACCGCCATCAACCTGCACAAAGCCTCCAAGACCCTGACGCTCAGATACGCGCCGGACGAGGAGTACCACCTGCCCGCCGAATTCCTGCGGGTGCACTCGCCTTCCGCCGAGGTCCAGGGCCACGGCAAACCCATCCTGCAATATGGCAAGCTCAACGTTGCCCTGACCAAGGTCGAGCCGGCCGGCCAGTACGCACTGAAACTGACCTTCGACGACGGCCATGACAGCGGACTGTTCACCTGGGACTACCTGTACCAGCTGGCGGTGCGCCAGGAGGACCTGTGGAACGATTATCTGGCCGAACTCAAGGCGGCCGGAAAAACCCGCGACCCGAACGAGTCCGTCGTCAAGCTGATGCTCTAG
- the phaZ gene encoding poly(3-hydroxyalkanoate) depolymerase, protein MPQPYIFRTVDLDGQTLRTAVRPGKPHLTPLLIFNGIGANLELVFPFIEALDPDLEVIAFDVPGVGGSSTPSRPYRFPGLAKLAARMLDYLDYGQVSVVGVSWGGALAQQFAHDYPERCKKLILAATAAGAVMVPGKPKVLWMMASPRRYVQPSHVLRIAPLIYGGSFRRDPHLATSHAARVRSAGKLGYYWQLFAGLGWTSIHWLHKIHQPTLVLAGDDDPLIPLINMRLLAWRIPNAQLHIIDDGHLFLITRAEAVAPIIMKFLQEERQRAVMHPHPSPHGGG, encoded by the coding sequence ATGCCGCAACCGTACATCTTCCGTACCGTCGATCTGGATGGCCAGACCTTGCGCACCGCGGTACGTCCCGGCAAGCCTCACTTGACGCCTCTGCTGATTTTCAACGGCATCGGGGCCAACCTGGAGCTGGTATTTCCGTTTATCGAGGCCCTGGATCCGGACCTGGAGGTCATCGCCTTCGACGTCCCCGGAGTGGGTGGATCGTCGACGCCCAGCCGCCCGTATCGCTTCCCGGGCCTGGCAAAGCTCGCCGCGCGGATGCTCGACTATCTCGACTACGGGCAGGTGAGCGTGGTCGGTGTGTCCTGGGGCGGAGCCCTGGCCCAGCAGTTCGCCCACGATTATCCGGAGCGCTGCAAAAAGCTGATCCTGGCGGCCACCGCCGCCGGGGCGGTGATGGTGCCCGGCAAACCGAAGGTGCTGTGGATGATGGCAAGTCCGCGTCGCTACGTTCAGCCATCGCACGTGTTGCGCATCGCCCCGCTGATCTACGGCGGCTCGTTCCGCCGCGACCCGCACCTGGCCACCAGCCATGCGGCCAGGGTCCGCTCGGCGGGCAAGCTCGGTTATTACTGGCAACTGTTCGCCGGCCTGGGCTGGACCAGTATCCACTGGCTGCACAAGATCCATCAGCCGACCCTGGTCCTGGCCGGCGACGACGACCCACTGATCCCTTTGATCAACATGCGCCTGCTGGCCTGGCGCATTCCCAATGCCCAGTTGCACATCATCGATGACGGCCATCTGTTCCTGATTACCCGGGCCGAGGCCGTGGCCCCCATCATCATGAAGTTTCTGCAGGAAGAACGTCAGCGGGCGGTCATGCATCCGCATCCCTCGCCGCACGGTGGCGGCTGA
- the ubiB gene encoding ubiquinone biosynthesis regulatory protein kinase UbiB, with the protein MKLLAVRRLLRIQRVVIRYRLDDLLFALPLPWFLLALRFVLPWRWFPRRTLELSRGARLRLALQDLGPIFIKFGQILSTRRDLLPEDIADELMLLQDRVPPFDSKLSVALIEEQLGRKVSEVFSRFDVEPLASASVAQVHAAQLKSGEEVVVKVIRPGLKPIIAQDLAWLFILARAAERLSADARLLHPVDVVQDYEKTIYDELDLLREAANASQLRRNFEGSPLLYVPQVYWDWCRPKVLVMERIYGIQVTDLATLADQRTDMKLLAERGVEIFFTQVFRDSFFHADMHPGNIFVSTVQPWSPQYIAIDCGIVGSLTPEDQDYLARNLFAFFKRDYRRVAQLHIDSGWVPAETKLNEFEAAIRTVCEPIFEKPLKDISFGQVLMRLFQTARRFNMEVQPQLVLLQKTLLNIEGLGRQLYPDLDLWNTAQPFLERWMRERVSPKTLLGNVQSQFEQIPHLANMTRDLLERMSQPHAQDPSPPWKRRKDDWFLRLLGAAHLGGGAVVAAGGPLSELGHWPAIVMMVVGLYLVVRR; encoded by the coding sequence ATGAAGCTGCTTGCCGTCCGCCGTCTGTTGCGCATCCAGCGCGTCGTGATCCGCTACCGCCTCGATGACCTGCTGTTCGCCCTGCCGCTGCCCTGGTTCCTGCTGGCACTGCGTTTCGTGCTGCCCTGGCGTTGGTTTCCCCGTCGCACGCTGGAGCTGAGTCGCGGTGCGCGCCTGCGCCTGGCCTTGCAGGACCTGGGGCCGATCTTCATCAAGTTCGGCCAGATCCTTTCCACCCGGCGCGACCTGCTGCCCGAGGACATCGCTGACGAACTCATGCTGCTGCAGGATCGCGTACCACCGTTCGATTCCAAACTGTCGGTGGCGCTGATCGAGGAGCAACTGGGCAGGAAGGTCAGCGAAGTGTTCAGTCGCTTCGACGTCGAACCGCTGGCCTCGGCGTCGGTGGCCCAGGTCCATGCCGCGCAGCTCAAGAGCGGTGAAGAGGTGGTGGTCAAGGTCATCCGCCCGGGTCTCAAGCCGATCATTGCCCAAGACCTGGCGTGGCTGTTCATCCTCGCCCGCGCCGCCGAGCGGCTGTCGGCCGATGCGCGCCTGCTGCATCCGGTGGACGTGGTCCAGGACTACGAGAAAACCATCTACGACGAACTCGACCTGCTGCGCGAGGCCGCCAACGCCAGCCAGTTGCGGCGCAACTTCGAAGGCTCGCCGTTGCTCTACGTGCCGCAGGTCTACTGGGACTGGTGCCGCCCGAAAGTGCTGGTGATGGAGCGCATCTACGGGATCCAGGTGACCGACCTGGCGACCCTGGCCGACCAGCGCACCGACATGAAGCTTTTGGCCGAACGCGGCGTGGAAATCTTCTTCACCCAGGTGTTCCGCGACAGTTTTTTCCATGCCGACATGCACCCGGGCAACATCTTCGTCAGCACTGTGCAGCCCTGGAGCCCGCAGTACATTGCCATCGACTGCGGCATCGTCGGCAGCCTGACACCCGAAGACCAGGATTACCTGGCCCGCAACCTCTTCGCGTTCTTCAAGCGTGACTACCGCCGCGTCGCCCAGTTGCACATCGACTCCGGCTGGGTACCGGCCGAGACCAAGCTCAACGAATTCGAAGCGGCGATCCGTACCGTGTGCGAGCCGATCTTCGAAAAACCGTTAAAAGATATTTCATTCGGTCAGGTGCTGATGCGCCTGTTCCAGACCGCGCGTCGCTTCAACATGGAGGTCCAGCCGCAACTGGTACTGCTGCAGAAAACCCTGTTGAACATCGAAGGCCTCGGTCGCCAGCTGTACCCGGACCTCGACCTGTGGAACACCGCCCAGCCTTTCCTGGAACGCTGGATGCGCGAACGCGTCAGTCCCAAGACCTTGCTGGGCAACGTGCAGAGCCAGTTCGAGCAGATCCCGCACCTGGCCAACATGACCCGAGACCTGCTCGAGCGCATGTCCCAACCCCATGCCCAGGATCCATCGCCCCCCTGGAAACGACGCAAGGACGACTGGTTCCTGCGCCTGCTCGGTGCCGCGCACCTGGGTGGCGGCGCGGTGGTGGCGGCCGGTGGACCACTGAGCGAGCTGGGGCATTGGCCCGCCATTGTCATGATGGTGGTCGGTCTGTATCTGGTCGTTCGCCGATAG